A portion of the Nitrospira sp. genome contains these proteins:
- a CDS encoding PilZ domain-containing protein → MALRLQSVKESEPIDKRTHPRFTAQFRSTFSGGQREGQGKTSDLSDGGCRIESEQVVVLGATFECRIHVPDLNWPLRIDEAQVRWVKGKSFGVQFTSIQPEERVKLKQIIAHLTLQ, encoded by the coding sequence ATGGCCTTAAGACTGCAATCAGTTAAAGAAAGTGAACCTATCGACAAGCGAACACACCCACGGTTTACTGCGCAGTTTCGAAGTACCTTCTCCGGCGGGCAACGCGAAGGACAGGGTAAGACATCGGATCTCTCGGACGGAGGTTGCCGAATCGAAAGCGAACAGGTGGTCGTCCTCGGCGCGACGTTCGAGTGCAGAATCCATGTGCCGGATCTGAATTGGCCCCTTCGCATCGATGAAGCACAGGTCCGCTGGGTAAAAGGAAAGTCGTTTGGCGTTCAGTTCACTTCCATACAACCGGAGGAGCGGGTGAAGCTGAAGCAGATCATCGCTCATCTGACTCTTCAATAG